CACAGACTGTGCTTGAGTTGCTGCCGCCGCTGCAGTTGTCGTCGGTCCCGCTACGGCTGCTGCAGCAGTTGTAGTTGCTGATGCTGTTGCAGTCGATGAGGCTGTTGCAACAGCAGCTGTTATTGCCGACACGGAGCCGCCAGCAGCATGCAACTCATCTTCCTCGCTGACGCTTATGTAGCGACAACGCTCACTAAGCAGTGAAGCTGATTCGTCATCCTCCTCATTCACGCTCGTAATGCTCACCGTGCGCTGCTTGAAGCTCTGATAgacgctgctgctgctgggagCATCGATGACATCTCTGGGCGATGCAACGGCTGCGGCGGCGGATGAGCTGGCTAAAAAGAAAGATATAAGTTAGTTTTTTGCAGGTTCTTCATCGCTCCCAATGACGCTGTAAGTTTTGTGAATGAAACGACACATTCAATTTGTTAATATCGCTTAAAAATCTATTCTCAAAACCAATTTATTTACAGGTTGAATCTGtattataattgttatattaaaatatcacAACGAAATCGAATAATTCTTAGAGGTTTTTGATTCTTATAATATGTACAAATGTGTAAGTAATATTCTTTCAAATAACAGAAACCAGAAATAATTGAAAAACATCATATTATGAAAATGCAAATACTCCATATAGTATTTAATGAATTAACGTGTTCAGAACTATGGACGAATCTCCCGCTTCAATTGGTACTTACACTCTAAGCGCTCCCGCCGCGAAGCGTTTCGAGAGGGCAACGGCGCTAGCTTTATGCGATAGAACTTGGAGCCCCTGCTGACGCGATAGCGATTGTCATCCTGCAAAGAAACCATACTGGTGAGTATTCATGCCAAGTAATCCTAAAAACGTGTACTCACCTTTCGCGCCTGACAGTACTCCTTGTCGATGACCCGGCCTATGGCGTAGTACGGCAGCGGGATCTGGTTGAGATCCACAACTGCCAGCGAGGGATCTAGTACCGGAGTGGGTGCAGCAGGAGCCGTCAGCTGCAGACCAGCGAGACTGTCGGCGTGGACAAAGTACAGGGTGAGCGAGTCCTGGACGACCATAAACTGCGCATGTCGCATGCTCCAAACCACGAAGACGAGATCGCCTCGAGCACATCCCTCCAAGGCGATGGCCCGGTGACTGGAACTGACGCCGGACTTGGAACGGGTTAAGGGCCCACCGACATTCAGATCGTAGGCAGAGCTATGAACGGAAAAGCTATGTGTTAGCATTCGTCTAACCGGAAAACcaaacaaattaaacaaaattaaaaaaattctttgaaaaaaataataaagggGTTTTTCAAATTTTGCCGCCTGGATAAAAATAATAGGTAATgaataaataacttttaagAAATGTACACATATAGACCAACAAGTTACACGTCAATCAGTAACTGTTGTTTTCTAATTGACTAACTTTTAAAGCAAATTAAAGGTATTTTAAAGTAACTATGTTTTGTTTAGTAACTGCGATTTGAAATGGCTTTTATTCCTTACCTTCTCATGGCTGCCACACTGGTCTCCATCTCTTGGCGACGGCTTTTCTCCTGGCAAAGCTCCTCTTCCAGCCGACACTTGTCCTTGTTCAGATAGTCAATCTTTTCCTTGAGCCAGCTGTTGCCATCCTCGTTGGTGATCATCTCCAGTCGGGTCTTCAGCTGGTACGACTCCTGGGTGAGGATCTTGTTCTGCTCTCGCAGCTGATCCAGCTGCCGCTCCTTGTCGGCCAGCATGTCCTTTAATATGCCCACGTTGGCCATCACAGATTCAGAGTTCAGGGGCAGGAGGCGTGACTGCCACAGCGATCGCTCCGAATCAACGGCCTCGCTTATGGCACGCTCCCTTTGGGCCAGTAGTTCCTGGCGCTGCTGAGCAAGCAGATGGTCGATATCCACGCCGGCGTTGGCGCTGGCCACGCTGGCACTGCTGGTCGGACGCTCTATTTTCTCAAGACTACAGTCCGACGGCGAGCGCTCCATGGATGTCATCAGTTTGAACCGGCAACGAAGGGACTCGAGCTCCGTTTTGTGTTCGTGGATGAGCTGCTCCCGGGCTTGCGCCACCGCAGCCTGCTTCTCCTGCTCCGCAAACTGCAGTTTCAAGCGCATCTCCTCCAGCTGCTCTAGGGATTTTTGTTCGCGTGCCTCACACTGCATCTTTAGCACATTGCACTTATCCCGCAGGAGATGTAGCTCGGACTGGAGCTCATCCTGGTAGTTAGCAGCATCATTGCGAAAGATGCCCAAATTAGAGCGAGCTTCGGCGAGGCAAGCTCGTGCCAGCTTCGACATATTTTCCATGTCGCTACGCATCCTCTGGAGACTGCCAGCATTCTCTTCCGTCAGGGTGCCAGCACTGAGCATGAGCAGATCCTCGGTGGCAGTCCCCCGTGCTATTTGCTCTATCAAACTGGCAGAGGTTGATGTAGCAACGCACTTGGACGTGGTGCTGAGCTTCTCGAACTCGGTTTCGGTATCCGTTTCGCAATCGGAGGCAGCTGTCTGCGCCTGCAGTTCGGCCAAGCGGGGAGCTATCAGTGGGGTCTCCTGCTCCAGTTCTTGATCTTGCTCACCACCTTTGCCCGATCGGATGACGAAAAAGTCTATCACTGGCTTCATGTCGGGCAACTGCAGCTGTCCGGCAAGTTCCGGCAACTGCGAGGAGAGCAGCTCCATGTCCGATCGACTCAGAGGAGGGAGACGCGTGTCAAAGCTCAAAGGGTGCTCATTAGCGAACGCTGGAGGCATGTCAGCCATGCCAGGAAACAGAATATTGAGAAAATGACCTTCAAAACTAGCATTGAATTCCCTCCTCCGGCGCAACTCCTCGCTGTGGATGCGATCGAAGTCCACAGAGAGTCGGGTGGCCCACTGCCGGAACTCATCCGAAAAGATCTTCCGACGCACCACCTCCGCGACGGCGGCCACATAAGTGCTCGGCGCACGGTGGATCTGTTCGATGATGCTGATGTGACGTTCGGCACGCCGCAAGCAGCGATGGTTGAACAGCAACCGATTGTCAAACTCACTCATCCCATTCTCGATCCACACGATCCGGCGCAGACGAGTGTGCAGATTCCACCCCAGCTCGTCCTTGGAGTTGGCTATGCAGCGGCAGTACTCGCGTATCTTTGTGTGATTCTCCAGCATCACTTGTAGCTGGGAGCGATGCGAGAGACAGAGGTCCGGCAGGACGGAGTTGTCGCGCAGATTCTGCGCCCGCGCCTCGTTCTGCTGCAGGGCGAGTGCCTGCTCCTTTTGCTCCTGCACCATCTTCTTGATCCGGAACTTAAACTCCTCCAGTTTGCAGAGTCGGTCACCGAGGCCCTTGATCTCCTTGACCTCGCCCTGGTTGGCCATTTTAATGATCTGCTTGACCTCCTCCTTCAGTTTCTCATATATTTCCGCACTGAAGATATCCAACCCCTGGATGCACTCGTCTGACATGAGTTGCAGAGCACTGTGGTTACCTTTAGAGCTGATCCACTGCAGCAGGTTAAGGTTGTGGCGACGTGCCAGCGAACTGCTGCTGGTCGAGGTCTGGGAAACGCGCTCCTGCTGGTCAGCAGAGTCCGTTTCCGCCTCGTCGCCCATTTTCAGCTTTTTGTTGGGGGAGTCCGCCTGCGAGGATTCAGTGAgaccctgctgctgctgcgccgGCTGTTGCTGAGCGGTAAACACGTCGTCGTTCTCCAACAGTTCGTCAAAGCCATGGAAATCCGCCTCGGCCAGGGACATTAGGGCCGGGAGTATGGGTATCCTACCCAGCTGCTTGAGATCATCGGCAAAGTTGCGCAACAGCTCCAAATAGCTCTCCCGCTTCTGGAGATGCCGATCGAAGGAGGAGCAGAAATTGTGGAAGCGCTCGCGAAACTCGTTCGTCAGATCCTCCATATTGGCCACAACCGCCGACCAGCCCTGCTGCTGGAGGTGCTGCTCGTGGACCAGACGCTCGCACAGATCCTCCTCCTTTCTGGCCAGCTCCCGCATGTGCTGCGCCAACTGCGCGCGCTGACGCACCGTCTCCAGGGCCGGTGGCAGGCGGTGGCTCTCCTCCACCTGGCGACGGAGCTCGGCGTCGGCGTCCGAGTTGGATATCGTGGGCGCCGGGCGCTCGTCCCCCGTGAGGAACATATAGATGGGATTGGTGTCTGTGCCAGCCGAGTAGCACGACACCTGGGTTGAGTGCGTCAGCATTTCGCCGCCGCTCACCAACAGCACAATGTTGGCGGCCGGGATGTTGTGCAGCTTCTGGATCGTGTCCTTCAGGTGCTCCACCGACTGCAGGGCAACGTTCATGTCAAAGCTCAGCATGCGGCCGACGTCCACGTGGAACACGTACAGCATCATGGAACCGTGTGTGTTCCCTCTGTGTCCTCGACTTGGCTACCTGGAGGGGATGCTCCCGCTCCTCCCTCTCCCACGCCCgctccgcctcctcctccttttGTTCCTGTCGTATCGCTTATGTTTTGGCAGTGCTACAGAAGATTTAGTGGTGTTCCCTCATCGGTTCGTGTGCTTATACTTGTGGTCGCCTTGTACTCGTGTTTGTTTTGTGAGTGTTAAGCTGGAAGATACAAAACAAAAGAGACAAAGAGAACGGGTGAGTAAAGATACTGTTAGCTGTGATGCGCATTCAACTTATTTAGATCTAATGAGCAATTAGCTAAATGTCGTAATGTGTAGTTTCTCTGATGATTCTTTGTTGTTTACTTAAGTTAAGCtctaaaatcaatttattcaACCTGATTTTTCTCGCTAGACAACTTATCGAaaacgaaattaaaatttttcgaaatgtttttaaagaaaacagctgatatttatttaaaaattataaacactGATGATGAAAAACTACTACTAAATTAGGCCCACCGAAACGCTCTAGAGATGTTAAATCTGTTTTAAGCCAACTAATCAGCAAGCAGCCCGGATTTAAATTTCGAGTACAAAAACCCAACACACTATCGTTTACAACTATTGAATCCACTTCAATCTGCCGCGGAGATTAGCTTAGCTATTTTTAAGCCATTGATTGGATCTCTGTCGCTCCTCAACAGCTGTTAGACAGACTGTCGCAGTTGTTTTTTGCTCTCTTTGTGTCGTCAGAGGGCCGAGGGAAGGCGTAGCGTGGGGGCGGATCAAATGTTAATGACTAACTGGGCCATTTCCGAGTCGCAATAAAAAATAGCAGGGCGAGCATGTGCACAGACGcttattcaattttatttttataattttgtttacaGTTTGGCCTCGCAGACGGCTTTTGGCGATAAGGCGCATAACAGGGAAAGCGGAAAAGCGTAAAGAGCATGGCTCCGCACTTAGAACACGCGCACTCACTTTTCCCCACACTATGTGTTTATTTTGCGAGCCGTAAACAGCAGCAACCAGAGCAACAACAGCGTGGAACGTGTTATCAACGCACCTTGATTTGAACACGTCTAGACTAGCGGGTGGCTCGAAAACAAATGAGCTGAGTGAACGGCGAGAGGCGGAGAGAAACGTTGAGCGGGCGAGAGAGCGCCGCACGTGTGCGACGATCACAGCTACTCGCAGTGTGGTTCTCCCAGCCATTTTATAGCCAGATTTTAGTGCCTGCTAACTTGTTTATCAAAAGGATGAGTAATAAaagatacatatgtacatattacATTCTTTAAATGTAATTCTGCGAATATTCAGTTGGGCTTCCACAACTCGCAACCCATAACTCGAATTCATTTATATTATGAACGCGAAATCTTAATAACTCAACCTTTTTCGACTGTAGCtttaaattatcttttaaatatattcgTGACGCCTTCGCctacttaaaaaaaacatgtAATTATGTGAGTGGGGCTTTAACTAATAAGCTTTTTATAAAGggattatatgcacttgtactAGATAATGCGACTTTTACTAAGATAATTTGCAAAGAGACCATAAACTACAGTTCTAAGAATACTAACACATTAAATCATACTGATCGGTCCGTTGAAAACAAAGATACTGCATTCTATTGCTAGCTAAATTTTGCTTTCCAACAGCAAACTTCCCAATAACtaacttattatacatttttgatcAGGGATAAGCCGTTCTCCCGAAATCCTGAAAAGGATTCCGagtataattaataaatttaaattttgtagttaaagatacaaaaaaaattaatttaattacctCTTTTCTTTCATATATGAATGCACATAATATTAgaaatctgttttttttttaagtaaatgAACTAAAAACTATGAACTATTTAAAGAACTTAGAAATTGTATTTACCGACACTATTTTTACGGAAAACCTCTAGGATAGAAAAGAACTTTAGCTAGGATCAGAATAAGCCATGTATCTTTGGGAGCGAGAGGTGGCAGCACTGACTCTCAGCGTGTGAGtgggagagagagagggaggcAGAGAGAGGAATTGCTGCTGCGCATGTGTCAATGCCAACGCCGCCGTAAACCGCGACGCCGAAGCACCAGCATTTACCTGATTCCGCGGTCCTTTTTTTTACCTAAGCGAATTTCATAATTTCGTTAAACCAAACTTGAAAATTTCCAAGACGCGGGTTATTACTGACGGTTTCCTCAAAATTTTCCATAGTTCGGGGACACGTGTAACGGTACGCCGTTTTTATAGCTGACGAAATACCGGGAACGATTAACTCAGGAGCATCTGCAATACCTAGAGAATGCCAGGTACTATTTAAGCAAATTGATGAAATTGCTTTCGGAACTGATAGGCAGAAAGCAATAACCGGCCGATTAATCACCAATGACATGCCAGAGTGCAATAATCTCGGACCCCTCAACCTGAATAGAATCGCGATAGCAAGCGAGCCCCAACCTGATAAGATCTTATCTAAGGGGTGGTGAGCAGTATCTATGTTGCTCTTTTGGAGGTATGTGTCAAAATGTAAGCGTGAAATAAAGGGGAACTCCAAATATCGGATTGGCTGATAAACTTAAAAGCAGATGTTGTTTTTCTATGTAGGCTTGATTTTCCGGTTTCAAAACATGAATTACCCAGTTTAAGTTACGCATCTTCTTTAAACGGAAGGAATAGTATGTTCGGATTTGTTTAAGTTGATcaacaaacatttttgaattgcTATGTATATTAAAAGAGTTTGAGATAAACTATGAGGCTATTTCATAAAGAAATGCAGATAAGCATCTTTATGTGTAAACACTATAGTTTATAATACGAGACTACACATTACAGGGAGATTCGGACTTATGGTTCCGAAACACTTGAGCaatcaaaaaaatgttagtGCTGAACctagaaaaacattttatttataggGAATATTTTGGGGGTATacaaatatgtatttatgtttgtaggtacatacatatgtacaacGAACATCAAATTTTAAGACACTTGTGCTATCATAAAATTTGAGTTTTTGTAATCAATAACATAATACAAACCAACAATATATGAAAACTATTAAGAAATTGAActtaaaagattaaataaaatattatttgtaaaACTGTAATACAAGTACAAGTGTTTTTAGCTAAAATTTAATACAGATTAAGCTTGGACTACACAGAAAAAACTGCTTCATATTGAACCCCACACCTTATGAATAATTTTAACATTCAATTTAAGtgattttttacttttttatgaaCATATGGATAATGCAGGTTACCTAGTCCAAATTCTGATAAAGAGTCCGAAATATAGACCGCTAAACCTGTTGACCCACAGCAGTACTATTAATATATGTAGTGCTCCGGGGTTATTGTACGGGACCAACAAAGAATCCAAACTAGCGGATCTTTGGTCAGGGGGTGAGTCTAGGTGACGTCACGGTGCCAAATAGCACACTTTAGAGAAGAGAAAGAGGACGAGCAGAAAACCCTGAACCAAGCCAAGTGAACCGAAAGTGAACTCCTCTGCCGCTGCAAACTGATTACAGAGCGTCGTCGGCAGCGCAGTCAGAGTTTATCAGCTCTCTCTTCTTTGGTCGTTGTGGGGGGCAGGAAAAGCACTTTCTCGCAGGGAGAGCGATAAAGAGCGGCTGACAGGGGGGGCAACTAACTGCAATTAATGGTAAACGGCACTCTTGTTTGTCCCCTGCACTTTATTAATATGTATGCGGACTTCGTGGGTAAGTGGTTTAAAGGGCATGACTCACACAGAAACTCCAAGTGCGGTAAACAAGTTAAGCCAAAAGGCGAAAACAAAACGCAAGAACGTAAACCGCAGACAATTATAAAACTCAACTGAAAACACACGATCAGCTGGTCTGCTGCAACTTATCGATATTCGATAATCCGAGCCGAGCTGCAACTCATTCTCCGTTTCCCTTTGCACCGCTTCTTCGGCCCTCTCCCCATCTCCCTCTCACTCAgctgttgttttgttttattgcCTTTCCCTTTGCACTCATTCGGTTGCAGTTAACAGGAAAAAGCTCTCGAATGACGAACAAATGCACACAGACACCGAGTTATTCttgtaaaatatgtaaattatGGCAATTAATTGCAATTTGGCTCAAACGGACGCACACAACAACAATGCGCGAGGGTTGCTGACGttcgaaaaaaagaaaatggcAGCAGGTGTAGTTGCTATTGGTGTAATGGCGAAAAGGGTGTTGGGTGGGGAAACGGGAGCGGGCGGAATTTATGCAGTTAAAAGGGCGTCGACAGGTGcactggtggtggtgtgcatAAAACTATAACTAACGGTTAATTAAAACCATGCCCCACTCACACTCACCTTATAATCTTTAATCAATTTTCACAATGGTGGGCCAGTGTGCAAGTGTTATTGTTGTCTGCTTGTATGTGTGAGTGTAGCGCGGTGTGTTCGTGTGTTTTGGTTttaatcaattgtaaacgggCACGAACACACAGGCGCtgcaaattattttacatcagCTGTGGCTTTGTATGTATCTGAGTGTGTTCGTGTGtgcttgtgtttttatttgcaacagcaacaacaacaacaaaataatagcTCTTCCTCTTTATTTTCGCCTGCTGCTCCCTCTCTTTCAACGCCACagtgtttgtgttttttattttccacttTGCCTTCCACgcttttcttatttattttgtatggCTATTCTTCTTCTTCCGCTGCTTATTACTTATTACTTTAAAAGCTATTTTCGTTGCGTATCAAATGTGCAAGTGTGTAAAAGCATTTACTCGAGTTTCCTTAGTCTCAGTGTCCATCAATATGTTCGagcaagaaaatattttccatatAATTTTCAGGCtgttttcgtttcgttttcCCCTTCCTTCTGTTCTCTTTCGCTGTTTGCCTTCCTTTTCTTAATCTATTTCTTTGTCTATCACAAttgcgttgttgttgctgctgctgtgggtgttgttgttgttgttgttggtgctgCTTTCTGTTTTCTGCTTGCTgctgcttgttgttgttggcagTTTTACTTTTCGCGTCAGTTTTTTGCCATTTACACGAAGCGGGCACGGGAGCCTTCTGGGTTTTTGAAGTGACACAATTTCACTCGCGCATATTGTAGCTTTGCTTAGAtttctaattaaaattttatggtataaaaatgaaataacgCAC
This region of Drosophila subpulchrella strain 33 F10 #4 breed RU33 unplaced genomic scaffold, RU_Dsub_v1.1 Primary Assembly Seq354, whole genome shotgun sequence genomic DNA includes:
- the LOC119561060 gene encoding RB1-inducible coiled-coil protein 1, with product MMLYVFHVDVGRMLSFDMNVALQSVEHLKDTIQKLHNIPAANIVLLVSGGEMLTHSTQVSCYSAGTDTNPIYMFLTGDERPAPTISNSDADAELRRQVEESHRLPPALETVRQRAQLAQHMRELARKEEDLCERLVHEQHLQQQGWSAVVANMEDLTNEFRERFHNFCSSFDRHLQKRESYLELLRNFADDLKQLGRIPILPALMSLAEADFHGFDELLENDDVFTAQQQPAQQQQGLTESSQADSPNKKLKMGDEAETDSADQQERVSQTSTSSSSLARRHNLNLLQWISSKGNHSALQLMSDECIQGLDIFSAEIYEKLKEEVKQIIKMANQGEVKEIKGLGDRLCKLEEFKFRIKKMVQEQKEQALALQQNEARAQNLRDNSVLPDLCLSHRSQLQVMLENHTKIREYCRCIANSKDELGWNLHTRLRRIVWIENGMSEFDNRLLFNHRCLRRAERHISIIEQIHRAPSTYVAAVAEVVRRKIFSDEFRQWATRLSVDFDRIHSEELRRRREFNASFEGHFLNILFPGMADMPPAFANEHPLSFDTRLPPLSRSDMELLSSQLPELAGQLQLPDMKPVIDFFVIRSGKGGEQDQELEQETPLIAPRLAELQAQTAASDCETDTETEFEKLSTTSKCVATSTSASLIEQIARGTATEDLLMLSAGTLTEENAGSLQRMRSDMENMSKLARACLAEARSNLGIFRNDAANYQDELQSELHLLRDKCNVLKMQCEAREQKSLEQLEEMRLKLQFAEQEKQAAVAQAREQLIHEHKTELESLRCRFKLMTSMERSPSDCSLEKIERPTSSASVASANAGVDIDHLLAQQRQELLAQRERAISEAVDSERSLWQSRLLPLNSESVMANVGILKDMLADKERQLDQLREQNKILTQESYQLKTRLEMITNEDGNSWLKEKIDYLNKDKCRLEEELCQEKSRRQEMETSVAAMRSSAYDLNVGGPLTRSKSGVSSSHRAIALEGCARGDLVFVVWSMRHAQFMVVQDSLTLYFVHADSLAGLQLTAPAAPTPVLDPSLAVVDLNQIPLPYYAIGRVIDKEYCQARKDDNRYRVSRGSKFYRIKLAPLPSRNASRRERLESSSSAAAAVASPRDVIDAPSSSSVYQSFKQRTVSITSVNEEDDESASLLSERCRYISVSEEDELHAAGGSVSAITAAVATASSTATASATTTAAAAVAGPTTTAAAAATQAQSVITEQPTASSKLKLDLLLASADIITQPLTQQPHQQRQEQEQHVEVESAAPVAETSPNQTIQPENPEPETITIYVPPNPPAPSTASTTTSASILGPIAAEPIVSTAPMLPMSIGTAAISEDSDEYRSLEGKDDGDADADDFPISE